In Edaphobacter dinghuensis, one genomic interval encodes:
- a CDS encoding phage terminase large subunit family protein, whose amino-acid sequence MSEESWSVEDLLEYGRAMNDQSTAIFDVAKELLKVRDREGIEQPLIANKVQRQFEERRGQRNIVLKARQMGISTWIAARFFLKTITARGVMTVQVAHTKEAAESIFRMAQRFWECLPEKLREGPLRRNRANSGQMRFTELDSEFRVISAGDTGAGRGLTMQNLHCSELSRWPGNAGETLAGMRAALAPGGELVMESTPNGAYGCFYEEWGQAIPDDDGGNGVVRHFFPWWMEDAYVSSPVTDFTDEEVAMVTMHGLTPGQIGFRRSLETSYRGLRVQEFAEDAETCFKATGDCCFEVEAVERRLAELGDPVDVQRNGALQQWLVPLPGKKYLVAVDTAGGGADGDFAVAQVIDLETGMQCAELQQRLRPVDLAKQAAELARKYNNAVIVVERNNHGSALLAYLDTVEHYANIYSQAGQPGWLTTSVSKPEIISHMGALLVESPKLFASRRLLGECRTFVAMEGGRTGAVSGAHDDCVMAMAIAQAVRAEMMVKKR is encoded by the coding sequence ATGAGCGAAGAATCGTGGAGTGTAGAGGACCTGTTGGAATACGGCAGAGCAATGAATGATCAGAGTACAGCGATCTTTGATGTTGCAAAGGAGCTGTTAAAGGTGCGCGACCGCGAAGGCATCGAGCAGCCGCTGATCGCAAACAAAGTGCAGAGGCAGTTTGAAGAGAGACGCGGGCAGCGCAACATCGTGTTGAAGGCGCGGCAGATGGGCATCAGCACGTGGATCGCTGCGCGGTTTTTTCTGAAGACGATTACAGCTCGCGGTGTGATGACGGTGCAGGTGGCGCATACAAAGGAGGCGGCTGAGAGCATCTTTCGCATGGCCCAGCGTTTCTGGGAGTGTCTGCCCGAGAAGCTGCGCGAAGGGCCGCTGCGGCGCAACCGGGCAAACTCCGGACAGATGCGTTTCACCGAACTCGACAGCGAGTTTCGCGTGATCAGCGCTGGCGACACCGGCGCGGGCCGCGGACTGACCATGCAGAACCTGCATTGCAGCGAGCTGAGTCGGTGGCCCGGCAACGCGGGAGAGACACTGGCGGGGATGCGGGCGGCGCTCGCTCCAGGCGGCGAGCTGGTGATGGAGTCGACGCCAAATGGCGCCTACGGCTGCTTCTACGAGGAGTGGGGGCAGGCCATCCCCGATGACGATGGCGGCAACGGTGTAGTCCGCCACTTCTTTCCCTGGTGGATGGAAGATGCATATGTATCTTCTCCGGTTACAGATTTTACTGACGAAGAAGTTGCGATGGTAACGATGCATGGGCTGACACCGGGGCAGATCGGCTTTCGCCGCAGCCTCGAGACAAGCTATCGCGGACTGCGCGTGCAGGAGTTTGCCGAAGACGCCGAGACCTGCTTCAAGGCCACGGGCGACTGCTGCTTTGAAGTTGAAGCAGTAGAGAGGAGACTGGCCGAGTTAGGCGATCCCGTCGATGTGCAGCGCAATGGCGCTTTACAGCAATGGCTGGTGCCGCTGCCGGGCAAGAAGTATCTGGTGGCTGTGGATACGGCAGGCGGCGGAGCAGACGGCGACTTTGCTGTGGCTCAGGTGATCGATCTGGAGACGGGGATGCAGTGCGCGGAGCTGCAACAGCGGCTGCGGCCTGTGGATCTGGCAAAGCAGGCCGCGGAGCTGGCGCGGAAGTACAACAACGCGGTGATCGTGGTCGAACGCAACAACCACGGCTCGGCGTTGCTGGCCTATCTGGACACGGTGGAGCACTATGCGAACATCTACTCGCAGGCAGGTCAGCCGGGCTGGTTGACCACGTCGGTCAGTAAGCCGGAGATCATCAGCCACATGGGTGCGCTGTTGGTGGAGTCGCCGAAGCTGTTTGCCAGTCGGCGTCTGCTGGGCGAGTGCAGGACGTTCGTGGCGATGGAGGGCGGCAGGACTGGCGCGGTCAGCGGAGCGCATGACGATTGCGTGATGGCCATGGCGATTGCACAGGCGGTACGAGCGGAGATGATGGTGAAGAAGAGATAA
- a CDS encoding HipA family kinase — translation MAVLAVQAIRRMRGGAQSQLMLGADGKLWVVKFQNNPQHLRVLANELIATRLAAAIGLTVPPSDVVEVSEWLVQNALDMQMELRRGRERFVAGLQFGSQFVGGLMPGQVVDYLPEQQLDEVKNIAEFAGMLCIDKWTGNCNGRQAVFERKPRERRYRATFIDQGFCFNAGEWTFPDLPLRGVYQRNNVYARVTGWKSFEPWLSRIENMDAGVLWEIAEAVPPEWYGGDTAVIERLMEQMLTRRSRVRELIALFRDSDRDPFPMWDTGKRIVVPTQFAAAGVASKFVM, via the coding sequence TTGGCAGTTCTGGCGGTGCAGGCGATTCGAAGGATGCGGGGCGGGGCGCAGAGCCAGTTGATGCTGGGGGCCGACGGCAAGCTGTGGGTGGTGAAGTTTCAGAACAATCCGCAGCACCTGCGCGTGTTGGCGAATGAGCTGATCGCGACTCGCCTGGCCGCTGCAATTGGATTGACCGTGCCGCCGAGCGATGTAGTTGAAGTATCGGAATGGCTCGTTCAGAACGCGCTCGATATGCAGATGGAGCTGAGGCGCGGACGCGAGCGTTTTGTAGCAGGGTTGCAATTCGGTTCGCAGTTTGTCGGTGGTCTGATGCCGGGGCAGGTGGTGGACTATCTGCCCGAGCAGCAGTTGGACGAGGTGAAAAATATCGCGGAGTTTGCCGGCATGTTGTGCATCGATAAGTGGACCGGCAACTGCAACGGGCGGCAGGCAGTGTTTGAACGCAAGCCGCGCGAGCGCAGATATCGCGCCACATTTATTGATCAGGGCTTCTGCTTCAACGCGGGCGAATGGACATTTCCTGACCTGCCGCTACGCGGCGTCTATCAGCGCAACAACGTATATGCGCGGGTGACGGGATGGAAGAGTTTTGAGCCGTGGCTGAGCCGCATCGAGAACATGGACGCAGGCGTGCTGTGGGAGATCGCAGAGGCGGTTCCGCCGGAGTGGTATGGCGGCGATACTGCGGTGATCGAACGCCTGATGGAGCAGATGCTCACGCGGCGGTCGCGGGTGCGTGAGTTGATCGCGTTGTTTCGTGATTCAGATCGAGACCCGTTCCCAATGTGGGATACGGGAAAGAGAATTGTGGTGCCGACACAGTTTGCTGCGGCGGGTGTAGCGAGTAAGTTTGTGATGTAG
- a CDS encoding DUF3037 domain-containing protein produces the protein MKERLPCEFFLVRYVPDVVKGEFTNIGVLLREAGNAADGAKTENAVVRFTRDWSRVRCMDADADIGLLESLEGEIAERLRMSATDPKPVLALLQDTLSNSVQISEARASLAESIPAELEQLMRMYVEPLKVKLARQRSGRAVIAGAMRSEFEQAGVWGMMRKRIAASLYTRAGDPMKIDCGYRADGADGMIRMFQAVSLEGDVEAAKGLAYSAPRLREGVLRVESARLELTAVVESPRAVSDAEDEAMERYRFGVDAMEQQEIQVVTIADLARVAEMARAELRV, from the coding sequence TTGAAGGAACGTTTGCCGTGCGAGTTCTTCCTGGTTCGGTATGTGCCGGATGTGGTGAAGGGCGAGTTTACCAACATCGGTGTTCTGCTGCGCGAGGCGGGCAACGCTGCCGACGGCGCAAAGACCGAGAACGCGGTGGTGCGTTTTACGCGGGACTGGAGCCGGGTTCGGTGCATGGATGCGGACGCCGACATTGGTTTACTGGAGTCGCTCGAAGGCGAGATTGCTGAGCGGCTGCGGATGAGCGCGACCGATCCGAAGCCGGTGCTGGCACTGTTGCAGGACACGCTGTCTAACTCCGTGCAGATCTCGGAGGCGCGGGCCTCGCTGGCCGAGAGTATTCCGGCGGAGTTGGAGCAGTTGATGCGCATGTATGTCGAGCCGCTGAAGGTGAAGCTGGCGCGACAGAGAAGTGGGCGTGCCGTCATCGCAGGCGCGATGCGCAGCGAGTTTGAGCAGGCGGGCGTGTGGGGCATGATGCGCAAGCGGATTGCGGCTTCGCTGTACACGCGAGCGGGCGATCCGATGAAGATCGACTGCGGTTACAGGGCAGATGGAGCGGATGGAATGATCCGAATGTTCCAGGCCGTGTCGCTTGAGGGTGATGTGGAGGCAGCGAAGGGTTTGGCTTATTCTGCTCCGCGACTGCGCGAGGGCGTGCTGCGCGTGGAGAGTGCGCGGCTGGAGTTGACGGCGGTGGTGGAGTCGCCGCGGGCTGTCTCTGATGCAGAAGATGAGGCGATGGAGCGGTATCGGTTTGGCGTCGATGCGATGGAACAGCAGGAGATTCAAGTGGTGACGATCGCAGACCTCGCGCGTGTGGCGGAGATGGCTCGGGCGGAGTTGAGAGTTTAG
- a CDS encoding phage portal protein: MGVRSMVKDVWEKVTGVEAAADAAVGERKTTMLPSILSPYNVVGRNAQNALPKPTPANLRKFAETPVVRRAINVVKDKIASMDWQVRVRRGYDATEVADATARMNALRLCLEEPNAADSFRVLWEQVLEDLIVGGFGAVEMEATGDAARPFHLWAVDGATIQIDSRWDGDPAKPRYAQATGQSMGQMGRESLIPLLDDELMYLRLNPRTHTPFGLGRLEVAFETVNQFLSANRYAGRLASNSVVQYALWLNEATPEQHDRLIRWWQDEIEGTGRVPLLSCEQKPEVLRFAGGTDADLRLAWQEMLIRLIANAFELPPMLLGLQSDVNRSTAGEMADEAFQSAIVPVAKLLAEHITRDLFAKKLGWREFEFCFNDLESRDETEEVQIQTTLLKAGVLTIDEVRQMRGLAPLTATVTQEEAQ, encoded by the coding sequence ATGGGAGTTCGTTCGATGGTGAAGGATGTGTGGGAGAAGGTGACGGGCGTTGAAGCAGCAGCGGATGCGGCGGTGGGAGAGCGCAAGACGACGATGCTGCCTTCGATATTGAGCCCGTACAACGTGGTTGGCCGCAACGCGCAGAACGCGCTGCCCAAGCCGACTCCGGCGAACCTGCGCAAGTTTGCGGAGACGCCGGTGGTGCGGCGGGCCATCAACGTGGTGAAGGACAAGATCGCCAGCATGGACTGGCAGGTGCGCGTGCGTCGCGGCTACGACGCTACCGAAGTTGCCGATGCGACGGCGCGGATGAATGCGCTGCGGCTGTGTCTCGAAGAGCCGAATGCTGCGGACAGCTTTCGTGTGTTGTGGGAGCAGGTGCTCGAAGACCTGATCGTCGGCGGCTTTGGCGCGGTGGAGATGGAGGCGACCGGCGATGCGGCGCGGCCGTTTCATCTTTGGGCGGTCGATGGCGCGACGATTCAGATCGACAGCAGGTGGGATGGCGATCCGGCGAAGCCGCGCTATGCGCAGGCTACTGGCCAGTCTATGGGACAGATGGGGCGCGAGAGTTTGATTCCGCTGCTCGACGATGAGCTGATGTATCTGCGGCTCAATCCACGCACGCATACGCCGTTTGGGCTGGGGCGGCTGGAGGTTGCGTTCGAGACGGTGAACCAGTTTTTGAGCGCGAACCGTTATGCGGGGCGACTGGCTTCGAACTCCGTGGTGCAGTATGCGCTGTGGCTGAACGAGGCGACGCCCGAGCAGCATGACCGCCTGATTCGCTGGTGGCAGGATGAGATTGAAGGCACGGGTCGCGTGCCGTTGTTGAGCTGCGAGCAGAAGCCCGAGGTGCTGCGCTTCGCCGGCGGCACCGATGCCGATCTGCGGCTGGCGTGGCAGGAGATGCTGATTCGCCTGATTGCGAATGCGTTTGAGCTGCCGCCGATGCTGCTTGGATTGCAGAGCGATGTGAACCGCTCGACCGCGGGCGAGATGGCCGACGAGGCGTTTCAGAGCGCGATTGTGCCTGTGGCTAAGTTGTTGGCCGAGCACATCACGCGCGATCTGTTTGCGAAGAAGCTGGGATGGCGCGAGTTCGAGTTCTGCTTCAACGATCTGGAGAGCAGGGACGAGACGGAAGAGGTGCAGATACAGACGACGCTGCTGAAGGCGGGCGTGCTGACGATCGACGAAGTGCGGCAGATGCGCGGGCTGGCTCCGCTGACAGCGACTGTGACGCAGGAGGAGGCGCAGTGA